The Nocardia sp. NBC_01329 sequence CCGGCAGTGAGCCGGACAGCGCTCTTCGGGACACCGAGATGAGAGGCGAGCAGTTCGGCAGCGGCCCGGTTCGCTTTCCCCTCCACGGCCGGTGCCCGCACCCATAGGCGCAGGGTGCCGTCCGGCAGGGTTTCCACCAGCGGACCCTTCCGGCTGTTCGGTTTGATCACCGCGTGGACCGTGATGGGCAGGCTCACTCCTTTTCGCCGGCCGTCCCGCCCGGTTCGCTGGGCGCACCAGCGTTTCCGGTAGCGGCATCGGTCCCGGTCGGCTCGTCGACGCTCGCCGCGGGCGCGGGCGCGGGGGCGGCGGGCGCGGGGGCGGCGGGCGCGGGCGACACGGTGACGCGCCGAGCGCGGAGGCGGCGGGCCAGTCCGGCGATCACGCCCACGACGGCGCCGAGGACAGCGAGGAAGGCCAGCCACGGCAGCACCTGACCGACGAAGACAATGGCGCCCTTCAGCCAGTCGAACAGCGAATTCCAGCCGTCCACGATCCCGTCCCAGAAGTTTGTGGGCCCGTCGTCACCGGTCTTCGCCACAGTGCTGCTGATATCGACGGTCAGGGTGGACAGCGAGATCTGGTCGTCGAGGTACCGTCGCTGCCCGGTGAGACTGTCGAGTTCGCCCTGCCGGACGGCGAGGGCTTCCTCGGCGGCGATCAGATCGGCGGTATCGGCGGCGCGGACCATCAGGTCGCGCAACCGGTCGACCGAGGCCCGCAGCGCGGTGATCCGGGCGTCGAGGTCCTGCCACTGGAGAGTGACATCGTCACGATCGGTACTGACCTGGGTGATCTCGCCGAGTTCGCCCAGGCCGTCGATGAACGCATCGGTATCGGCGGCCGGAATCCGGATGACCAGATTCACGTGCGGTTCGATATCACCGGTCCCGGGATTCTCGGTGCGCTGATCGACCCGGCCGTCCAGATCGTCCACTCGGTCGACGAGCGTCTTCGCCGCCGCCACGGGATCACCAGCGGTGAGATCGACAGTCCCGGTGATGACCTCTTTGCGATCGGTGGCCTGGTCGGGGGTGTCCGGCGCGGGGGCCTGCTCCCGGTTGGGTGCCTTCTGGACCCGGATCCCCGGCGCCGTCGCGGGTGCCGGCGCACCGCCCTCGAAGGACGACGAGTGATCCGCCGTGCTGGAGCGGGAGTCGTCCCCACCACACCCCGCGAGGAGAACGGACCCGCACACAACCAGTAACAGCACCCCGAGCCTTCGCATGCTGGCAGCGTAATGGTCGATTCCGGGATCAGGTACCCGAATCCGAAGGCCGGCCACCGCGATCAGGCCCAGCCCGTCGCATGATCCCCTGCTCTTTCTCCGGGATGGTCCATCTCACTGGTAACTCCGGATGGTCCACCTCAGTGGTCGGGGCCCGCCCCGGTTCTGGAGCGACGGAGTGAAGAACCGGGGTTAATAGGGCCCCGACCCGCCCCGCCGAAGGCGGGGCAATCAGACACAGCTCACCTGAAGTCGCAGGAACGGGAGCCCACGCGCATATCCAAGCGGCTCAGGTGTTCGGCGTAGATGCTCACCGCCCCCTCCGCGTTCTGTATCCGTCCGCGGATCAGCAGTGCCGGGGAGCTCTGTGCGGTGCGGCGGTATCGGACCCACAGTCCGGCCGAGCACACCACATTCACCATGCCGGTTTCGTCTTCCAGGTTCAGGAAGGTGACACCGCCCGCAGTGGCGGGGCGCTGCCGGTGCGTCACCGCGCCGCCGACCAGGACCCGGGTGCCGTCGGGGATCGAGAGCAGATCGGCGGCCGGGGTCACACCGAGTGCGTCGAGGCGTGAGCGCAGGAACTGGGTGGGGTAGCTGCCCGGTGAGACCCCGGTCGCCCAGACGTCGGCGGCGGCGTGTTCGAGTTCGCTCATGCCGGGCAGGGCGGGTGTGGTGGTGGAGGCGCCGGTCCCGGGCAGGCGGCCGGGTCGTTCTCCGGCTGCCGCACCGGCCGCCCACAGTGCTTCGCGCCGGGAGTATCCCAGGCAGCCGAGTGCCCCGGCGGTGGCCAGGGATTCCGCTTGCGGGACGGTCATTTCCACTCGGCCGGTGAGGTCGAGGAACGAAGTGTAGGGGCCGTTTTCGGTCCGGGCCGCGACTATCTTGTCCGCGAGGTCCGAGCCGATGGACCGAACGGCCGCCAGACCCAGTCGCACCTCGGTCCCGTGCTGTTCGAGGGTGGCTTCGGCGTCACTGGCGTTGATATCCGGGCCGTGCACCGCGACCCCGTGCCGGCGGGCGTCGGCGACCAGTGACTGCGGTGAATAGAAACCCATCGGCTGCGCGCGCAGCAGTCCGGCGCAGAATGCGGCCGGATAGTGCAGTTTGAACCAGGCGGAATAGAAGACGAGGGCGGCGAAGCTCTGTGAATGGCTCTCCGGGAAACCGAAGTTCGCGAAGGCGCGGAGTTTTTCGTAGATGCGGTCGGCCAGTTCGCCGGTGATCCCGTGCAGATCGCGCATGCCCTGGTAGAGCCGGCCTCGGAGGCGTTCCATTTTCTCGGGGGATCGTTTCGACCCCATGGCGCGGCGTAGTCGGTCCGCTTCGGCGGCGGTGAATCCCGCGACATCCACGGCCATCTGCATGAGTTGTTCCTGGAACAACGGCACTCCGAGTGTGCGTTCGAGTGAATTCCGCAGTGCCTCGTGGTCGAAAACGACCTTTTCCAGTCCGTTCTTCCGGCGTATGTAGGGATGTACCGAACCGCCTTGGATCGGGCCGGGCCGGATCAACGCCACCTCGACCACCAGGTCGAAGAACTTTCGCGGTTTCAGTCGCGGCAGGGTCGCCATCTGTGCCCGGGATTCCACCTGGAAGACGCCCACCGAATCGGCGCGGCACAGCATGTCGTACACCGCGGGTTCGGCGAGGTCCAGGGCGTGCAGTTCGACCGACACGCCGATGTGTTCACGGACCAGGTCGATCATGTAGTGCAGGGCGGAGAGCATGCCCAGGCCCAGCAGATCGAATTTCACCAGACCCGCCGCGGCGCAATCGTCCTTGTCCCATTGCAGCACGCTGCGGCCGGGCATCCGCGCCCATTCCACCGGGCACACATCGGCGATGGGCCGGTCGCAGATCACCATGCCGCCGGAGTGGATGCCCAGGTGCCGGGGCAGGCCTTCGATATCGGCGGCCAGTGCCAGCACCGGTTCGGGGATATCGGTCCCGGTTTCCGACCCGACGCCCGTCCATCGGCTCACCTGTTTGCTCCACGCGTCCTGCTGGCCGGGAGCGAATCCGAGTGCGCGGGCCGCGTCCCGGACCGCTGATTTCCCGCGGTAGGTGATCACGTTCGCCACCTGTGCCGCGTTTTCCCGGCCGTATCGGCGGTAGACGTATTGGATCGCTTCTTCGCGGCGATCGGATTCGATATCGACATCGATATCCGGGGGCCCGTCGCGTTCCGGGGAGAGGAACCGTTCGAACAGTAATTTGTTCGCGACAGGGTCGACGTTGGTGATGCCGATGGCATAGCAGACTGCGGAGTTGGCGGCCGAGCCCCGGCCTTGGCACAGGATGTCGTGCTCGTGGCAGAACCGCACGATATCGTGCACGACCAGGAAATATCCCGGGAATCCGAGCTGGGCGATGATCGCGAGTTCGTGTTCGAGCTGTCGGTAGGCGGCCGGGTTCGCGGCGGGCGGCCCGTAACGGTCGGCCGCGCCGCGGCGGGTGAGTTCACGTAGCCAGGAGTTCTCGTCGTGCCCGCCGGGCACATCGAACGGCGGCAGGCTGGGCGCGATCAATCGCAGATCGAACGCGCATTCACGGGCCAGTCGCACCGAATTCGGCACGGCGGCCGGGAATTCCGCGAAGAGTCGCGCCATCTCCG is a genomic window containing:
- a CDS encoding DUF167 domain-containing protein; translation: MPITVHAVIKPNSRKGPLVETLPDGTLRLWVRAPAVEGKANRAAAELLASHLGVPKSAVRLTAGPTSRRKRFEIDD
- a CDS encoding DUF4349 domain-containing protein, producing MRRLGVLLLVVCGSVLLAGCGGDDSRSSTADHSSSFEGGAPAPATAPGIRVQKAPNREQAPAPDTPDQATDRKEVITGTVDLTAGDPVAAAKTLVDRVDDLDGRVDQRTENPGTGDIEPHVNLVIRIPAADTDAFIDGLGELGEITQVSTDRDDVTLQWQDLDARITALRASVDRLRDLMVRAADTADLIAAEEALAVRQGELDSLTGQRRYLDDQISLSTLTVDISSTVAKTGDDGPTNFWDGIVDGWNSLFDWLKGAIVFVGQVLPWLAFLAVLGAVVGVIAGLARRLRARRVTVSPAPAAPAPAAPAPAPAASVDEPTGTDAATGNAGAPSEPGGTAGEKE
- a CDS encoding error-prone DNA polymerase: MGWSNGPPSWAEMERVLSGRPDKRVVSGRPDPGQLSGDGGDTPAWSNSRGEYLPEPADPPVGPLVPYAELHTHSAFSFLDGASQPEEMVAEAARLGLSAIALTDHNGYYGVVRFAEAAAGHGIAAVYGAELTLVESGSRQTDSAPRTGAPDPDGEHLLVLARGEEGYRRLSRQLAAAHMAAGEKGILRYDLDTLTAAAGGHWQILTGCRKGRVRRALEQDLHTGGQPLRAEAALRELCERFGPDRVTVELTRHGLPVDDECNTALAEIAERIGIPVIATTAAHFATPDRSRRAAALAAIRARRSLDDIAGWLAPAGGGYLRSGAEMARLFAEFPAAVPNSVRLARECAFDLRLIAPSLPPFDVPGGHDENSWLRELTRRGAADRYGPPAANPAAYRQLEHELAIIAQLGFPGYFLVVHDIVRFCHEHDILCQGRGSAANSAVCYAIGITNVDPVANKLLFERFLSPERDGPPDIDVDIESDRREEAIQYVYRRYGRENAAQVANVITYRGKSAVRDAARALGFAPGQQDAWSKQVSRWTGVGSETGTDIPEPVLALAADIEGLPRHLGIHSGGMVICDRPIADVCPVEWARMPGRSVLQWDKDDCAAAGLVKFDLLGLGMLSALHYMIDLVREHIGVSVELHALDLAEPAVYDMLCRADSVGVFQVESRAQMATLPRLKPRKFFDLVVEVALIRPGPIQGGSVHPYIRRKNGLEKVVFDHEALRNSLERTLGVPLFQEQLMQMAVDVAGFTAAEADRLRRAMGSKRSPEKMERLRGRLYQGMRDLHGITGELADRIYEKLRAFANFGFPESHSQSFAALVFYSAWFKLHYPAAFCAGLLRAQPMGFYSPQSLVADARRHGVAVHGPDINASDAEATLEQHGTEVRLGLAAVRSIGSDLADKIVAARTENGPYTSFLDLTGRVEMTVPQAESLATAGALGCLGYSRREALWAAGAAAGERPGRLPGTGASTTTPALPGMSELEHAAADVWATGVSPGSYPTQFLRSRLDALGVTPAADLLSIPDGTRVLVGGAVTHRQRPATAGGVTFLNLEDETGMVNVVCSAGLWVRYRRTAQSSPALLIRGRIQNAEGAVSIYAEHLSRLDMRVGSRSCDFR